The Triticum aestivum cultivar Chinese Spring chromosome 7B, IWGSC CS RefSeq v2.1, whole genome shotgun sequence genome window below encodes:
- the LOC123157263 gene encoding uncharacterized protein, with the protein MPKQRHGKRLGALELEPRPRQDHLYLVFDDWSFGYTIRKVNTSNRFNPPVQRLPRPFFKLEAPHESPEYFASAFGTRILLMHPRDPAGHNLSGSFFPMLDVRSRSLTFGPGLEFPIHPVYLAVGNKLFIIAEASFEMLYLDPQSGSEWSWELLPHPPFQIYDVCSYALYGHSLLVSTENEAFAATFTFDTVKSSWKQLGKWVLPFEGRGHFDPLLGAFVGLSKDPDTLGQLICCYMHTSDTGHTLELKLSKEKLFSEDPALRHIGATLVYMESQSKFCLVECVSIVDDSADQELKEEEDLPQSGCCLCCLTTFYLCHDMNGDPTTGRSCMVQYYEVPRATSMLFLQDPVAFWM; encoded by the coding sequence ATGCCAAAGCAGCGGCACGGGAAACGCCTAGGCGCTCTTGAGCTAGAGCCTCGGCCTCGGCAGGATCACCTGTACCTTGTCTTTGATGACTGGTCGTTCGGATATACCATCCGCAAGGTAAATACGTCGAATCGCTTCAATCCCCCCGTGCAGCGCTTGCCTCGGCCTTTCTTCAAATTGGAGGCGCCGCACGAGTCTCCGGAGTACTTCGCGTCAGCCTTTGGCACTAGGATTTTGCTGATGCATCCCAGGGATCCTGCGGGTCATAACTTGTCCGGCAGCTTCTTCCCCATGTTGGACGTCCGCTCGCGGAGTCTCACCTTTGGCCCTGGGCTCGAGTTTCCGATTCATCCCGTCTATCTCGCCGTCGGCAATAAGCTATTCATTATTGCCGAAGCCTCTTTTGAGATGCTCTACTTGGATCCACAATCTGGCTCCGAGTGGTCGTGGGAACTGCTCCCACATCCGCCATTCCAGATTTACGACGTCTGCTCGTACGCTTTGTACGGACATTCTCTCCTTGTGAGCACCGAGAACGAAGCCTTTGCTGCCACCTTCACCTTTGACACGGTAAAAAGTTCATGGAAACAACTTGGCAAGTGGGTGCTGCCTTTCGAGGGTCGTGGTCACTTCGACCCTCTCCTGGGCGCATTTGTTGGGCTCTCGAAAGACCCAGACACCCTCGGCCAACTCATTTGCTGCTACATGCACACCTCCGACACTGGCCACACCCTTGAGTTGAAGCTCAGCAAGGAGAAGCTGTTCAGCGAGGACCCAGCCTTGAGGCACATAGGCGCCACCCTTGTGTACATGGAAAGCCAGAGCAAATTCTGCCTCGTAGAATGTGTCTCCATTGTTGACGACAGTGCTGATCAGGAGCTCAAGGAAGAGGAAGACCTGCCCCAATCTGGCTGCTGTCTTTGTTGTTTGACTACATTCTATCTCTGTCATGACATGAATGGAGACCCGACGACCGGCAGGAGCTGTATGGTGCAGTACTACGAAGTGCCTAGAGCAACCTCTATGTTGTTCCTCCAAGATCCTGTTGCATTTTGGATGTAA